Below is a window of Mycobacterium dioxanotrophicus DNA.
CGGGCTCAAGACCCTGGTGCTGCGGATGCGTCAGCACAGTGAAAATGCTGCTCTCATCGCCGAATTCCTCGACGGGCACCCCGCTGTCGAGTCGGTGTTGTACCCGGGACTGGAGACCCATCCCAATCACGACGTCGCGGCGCGGCAGATGAGCGGTTTCGGCGGCATGGTGTCGGTCAGGTTGCGTGGCGGCCCCGATGCTGCGCGTGAACTATGCTCGCGCACAGAGGTTTTCATCCTCGCCGAGTCGCTCGGTGGCGTGGAGTCGCTGATCGAGTACCCCGGTGCGATGACGCATGCTTCGACGGCAGGGTCTCAGCTGGAGGTGCCCGACGACCTCGTGCGCCTGTCGGTCGGCATCGAACACCCCGCCGACCTGCTGGCCGACCTGGAGCAGGCGCTGAGCTAGCCACGGCGAGCAGACACAAAGGTTCGCGAACTCCGGCGTGTCGGGTACCGCAGCGACTGCTCGCGGGAGAAGGTGACACGCGGGAGAAGGGTGACACGCGAAAAAGGCGACTAGCCCATCAGAGCGGGGCGCAGGGTCGACGTCGTCACCGCCAGGTTCATCTCGGGTAACCCGGCGGCGGTGTCGTCGACCCATGCGCCCGTGGTGATCTCGGTTGCCCGGGCGTGTACCCAGCGCCATCCCCGCTCGTTGAGGCTGAGCACGGCGCCCAGACCGTCGACGGCGTGCAGCAGGCAGATGATGGCAGCGATCGCCGGAACCGGGTTCTGCCCATCGAACAACGCGCCGAGCAGTGCTGCGCGGGCCAGGCCGACCCGTTCCCGGTCGGTCAGCGGCCAGCAGTACGTTGCGCGAAAACCCTTGCCCGGCAAGCGAACCCGGTGGATCTGGCCGATATTTTCCAGGTGCAGCTCAAGTGCAGGCTGGGTCGACTTGCCGAGCTTCGCCAGCGCCGACTCCGCCGAAAGCGGGCGCCGCCGCAGCAGTTGGAACGCCGGGTCCGTGACCGGGTCGGAGGGCCAGTTGCCTTCCAGGGCGATCAGCAGACCCGGCTCCATGGGCTCGTCGGCCAGTGCCGGACGGATCCGGCAGGCGTAAGCGAGGTCGAGGAGCGTGGCGGCGGCCAACACTCGTTCACGGCGCCGCCGGTCCAGACCAGGCTGCGCGGAGGCATTGTCCAGCAACAGCAGAAAGAGATCTTCGGCGATTTGCGCCATTGCCCCGACTGTAGTGCTTCCCCCGCGAGCCGTACCTTACGAGTGGTACGGCTCGGCGCTGACCAGCGTGACCTTGACGGTGTTGCCGTTGGGCACGGTGTAGGTGCGGGTCTCGCCGACCTTGGCGTCGATCAAGGCCCCACCGAGCGGCGAGTTGGGCGAGTACACCTCGAGTTTGCCGTCGCTGATGCCCTCCTGGCGGGTGGCGATCAGGAACGTCTCGGTGTCGCTCTTGTCATCGTCGTAGTAGACCTTGACCACCGAACCGGGCAGCGCAACGCCGGACTGCTTGGGTGCTTCGCCCACCTTGGCGTTGTTGAGCAGTTCCTGCAGCTGGCGGATGCGGGCCTCCTGCTGGCCCTGCTCTTCGCGGGCAGCGTGGTAGCCGCCGTTCTCGCGCAGATCGCCCTCTTCGCGGCGGTCATTGATCTCGGCGGCGATTATCGGCCGGTTCGCGATCAGCTGATCCAGTTCGGCCTTCAGCCGGTCGAAAGCTTCCTGGGTGAGCCAGGTGACCTGGGTGTCGGTCATGTCTTCGCGCTCCTGTCGTTGTTGCCTCGCATGCGAAAGCCTCGGTTTCGGGCCGGGTGGGTTCCGCGTGTATTGCCGCTAGCGCAAGTGATTTCTGCGGGCTAATGCAGCAATACACGGCCCCAGCGCGGAACCGTGTATCCGCTCAGTTTACCACCGAACAGACAGCCGATCTTCATGTATTCGCAGTTCGGCGTTTGTTGCGTCGGCTCAAATCAAGGCGCTACCAGGTACGATGGCACGTCCGTCCCGCAGCCGTAGACGTCACCGACGACGGGCGGCTTGCTGGATTTCACCACGGCCGTCACCTGAACCGTCTTCTGCGTCGACGGACCCACCAGGATCTCGCGTCTGCCGGTCTCCCCGCCGTCGATGGAACGGGCCCGCACGATGCAGACCACCGGCCGCGACGGGTCCGGACGGGTCACCCCGATGGTCACCGATACGCTGTCGTCACCGACCAACTCATAGGCCGTGAGCTCGCCTTTCACATCGTTGTTGGCGAATTTGTGCCACGCGGCGACGGCGAGAATGGTCCCCGCCACCACCACGAGAGCGAGGAGGGCGACAAGGACCCAACGACGGTTTCGGCGGGGCTGGGACTGTCGTCCGTACCGGGCGACGGGGCGTTCGATCATCAGAACTGGAACTATAGGCGGGGACAGCCCGCGGCCAACCGGCGCAGGTATTGGATTACACAAGAGGTCGCCGTAGTTAGATGAGACGAAATGAGTGAACTGCGGTTGATGGCGGTGCACGCCCACCCGGACGACGAGTCCAGCAAGGGTGCGGCGACCACCGCGCGCTATGCGGCCAAAGGTGTGCGCGTCATGGTTGTCACGCTGACCGGCGGCGAGCGCGGAGACATTCTGAACCCGGCGATGGACATCCCGGAGGTGCACGGCCGGATCGCCGAAGTCCGACGCGACGAGATGGCCAAGGCCGCCGAGATCCTCGGCGTCGAGCACCACTGGCTGGGCTTTGTCGACTCCGGACTACCCGAGGGGGACCCGTTGCCGCCGCTGCCGGACGGCTGCTTCGGCTTGGTGCCCATCGAGGAGCCGGTATCCCGGTTGGTGCGGGTGATCCGGGAGTTCCGGCCGCACGTGATGACCACTTACGACGAGAACGGCGGCTATCCGCACCCCGACCACATCCGCTGCCACCAGGTGTCGGTCGCCGCGTACGAGGCCGCCGCCGACTACATGCAGTTTCCCGACGCCGGCGACCCGTGGAGCGTGTCCAAGCTCTACTACAACCACGGGTTCCTGCGAGAGCGCATGCAACTGCTGCAGGACGAGTTCGCCAAGAACGGCCAGGAGGGCCCGTTCGCCAAATGGCTCGAACATTGGGACCCCGAGCACGACGTGTTCGCGGGCCGGGTCACCACCCGGATCGAATGCGCCGAGTATTTCAGCCAGCGTGACGACGCGCTGCGTGCACATGCCACCCAGATCGACCCCCACGGTCACTTCTTCCACGCGCCGATCGAATGGCAGCAACGGTTGTGGCCGACCGAGGAGTTCGAGCTGGCCCGGTCCCGGGTGCCGGTAAGCCTGCCCGAGGATGATTTGTTCAGTGGGATTGAAAAGTGATGGATACCCTGACGGCCGTCGTGACGCTGCTTGCCGACGAGCCCCGCAACACCGGACCGGATTTCGGTAAGGCCAGCCCGTTCGGCCTGCTGATCACGGTAGCGCTGCTGGTAGGCACGTTTGCCCTGGTCTGGTCGATGAACCGGCACCTGCGCAAGCTGCCCGAATCGTTCGATCGTGAGCATCCCGAGCCCGATCAGGCCGTCGACGACGGTACGGTGGAAGCCACAGAAGACGAGCATTCCGACGACACCTCGGAGGAGCGATCCGACGACCGACAGCCGCGTGAGTCCGGGGGGTAACACCCTCGCCGGGGCCACCAGCCCCTACCTGCGCCAGCACGCCGACAATCCGGTGCACTGGCGGCAGTGGTCGTCCGAGGCGCTGGCCGAGGCGGCCGCACGCGACGTCCCGATCTTGTTGTCGATCGGCTACGCGGCGTGCCATTGGTGCCACGTGATGGCTCACGAATCGTTCGAGGATCCCGAGGTCGCGGCCGCGGCCAACGACGGGTTCGTCTGCATCAAGGTCGACCGTGAAGAACGCCCCGACCTCGACGCCGTGTACATGAACGCCACCGTGGCGTTGACGGGGCAGGGCGGCTGGCCGATGACCTGTTTCCTGACCCCTGATGGACGCCCGTTCTTCTGCGGCACCTACTACCCGAAGCTGGGTTTCCTGCAACTGCTGGCGGCGGTGGCCGAGACTTGGCGCGACCGGCGCGACGAAGTCGAGCGGGCATCGGAGCAGATCGCGACGGAACTCCGGTCGATGTCCGCCGGGCTGCCCGGTGGTGGCGCGCCCGTGGGACCGGAACTGTGCGATCACGCGGTGGCCGCGGTGCTGCGCGACGAGGACGGCGCCCACGGCGGATTCGGCAAAGCGCCGAAGTTCCCGCCCTCGGCGCTTCTCGAAGGCCTGCTGCGGCATTACGAACGCACCGGATCCGGCGCGGCCCTGCAGGCCGTCGAGCGCACCGCAGCGGCCATGGCCCGCGGCGGCATCTATGACCAGCTCGCAGGCGGCTTCGCCCGGTACAGCGTCGATCCGTACTGGGTGGTGCCGCACTTCGAGAAGATGCTGTACGACAACGCGTTGCTGCTGCGGGCGTATGCGCACTGGGCGCGGCGCACCGGTAATCCGTTGGCGCGCAAGGTGGCCGAAGAGACGGCCGGCTTCATCATCGCCGGGCTCGGGGCCAACGGGATGTTCACCTCGTCGCTGGATGCCGACGCGGCCGGTCGCGAGGGGCTGACGTACGTGTGGACGCCCGGTGAATTGGCCGAAGTGCTCGGTGACGACGACGGAGATTGGGCGGCTTCGCTTTTCGCCGTCACCGCCGACGGAACCTTCGAGCACGGCGCGTCGGTGCTGCAGCTGCCCGTCGACCCCGACGACACCGCCAGGTTCGCATGCGTCCGCTCGAAGTTGTTGGCGCACCGCGGTACCCGCCCGCAACCCGCACGCGACGACAAGGTGGTCTCGGCGTGGAACGGGTTGGCCATCACCGCCCTGGCCGAAGCCTCGGTGGCCCTCGACAACCCCGAATACCTCACTGCCGCTTCGGAATGCGCACGCAGGCTACTGGATCTGCACCTCGTCGACGGGCGGCTACGCCGGGCGAGCCTCGGCAGCCGGGTGGGGGACAGCGCGGCGATCCTGGAGGACTACGCCGCGCTGGCGACCGGCCTGCTGACGCTCTATCAGCTCACCGGATCATGGTTGCCCGAGGCGCTGGGACTGCTGGACACCGCGCTGCAGCATTACGCCGATCCGCAGCGGCCGGGGCGCTGGTTCGACACCGCTGACGACGCCGAGCAGCTCATGGTGCGGCCCGCCGACCCCATCGACGGTGCCACGCCGTCGGGTGCGTCGCTGATCGCCGAGGCACTGCAACTGGCTGCGCACCTGACCGCGTCGGAAACCTACGCCGCCGCCGCACAGGACACGTTGGCTTCGGCGACACCGATCCTGGCTCGGGCGCCCCGCTCGGGCGGACACTGGCTGGCGGTGGCCGAGGCGCAGATCCGCGGGCCCATCCAGGTCGCGGTGGCCTGCAACCCGCGCTCGGCCGAATTGCTCACCGCCGCACGCGCGCTGGCGCCCGGCGGTGCCATCGTCGTCGGCGGCCCAGCGAACTCGTCCGCCTTGCTGGAAGGACGTGACCGGGTCGACGGAGCCGACGCGGCGTACGTGTGCCGCGGCCGCGTGTGCGACCTGCCCGTCACCACGGTCGGGGATCTCGCGGTCTCACTGGCCGGTCAACCGGAGGACGGCCGACGCGGCGCCGTGTAGCCTCGCGGCCATGCCGAACGTCGAGCACATCACCCAGACCGTCAACCGCTACCTCGAGCTGGTCGCCAACGGAAGTGCTGATGAGATCGCCGAACTCTACGCGGACGACGCGACCGTCGAAGATCCGGTGGGTGGCGGCGAGGTACACATCGGGCGGGCCGCCATCCGCGGCTTCTACGCCAACGTCGAGAACATCAAGAGCAAGACCGAGCTGGTGACATTGCGGGTGGCCGGCCACGAGGCCGCGTTCCATTTCCGGCTCACGATGGACTTCGGCAACAGCGGCATGCGGATCGAGCCCATCGACGTCATGGTGTTCGACGCCGACGGCAAGATCTCGGCGATGAAGGCTTACTGGTCGCCGGCTGACACCGTCAAGCTGTAGGCGGGCTCAGAACACCGCGAACCACATGGCGATGTAGTGGCAGATCGCCGCTACCGCTGTGCAGGCGTGGAAGAACTCGTGGTGGCCGAACGTCGTCGGCCACGGGTTGGGCCACTTCAGCGCGTAGAGCACGCCACCGATGCTGTACAGCGCGCCACCGACGATCAGCAGTACCACCGCTGCCACCCCGGCACCGTTCATGATCGGCCCGATGAACCAGGCCGCCACCCAGCCCAACAGGATGTAGAGCGGCACCCCCAGCCAGCGCGGCGCCGACGGCCAGAACATCTTCAGCAGGACACCCGCGATCGCGCCGCCCCAGACGATCCAGAACAGCACCATGCCTTTGGATTCCGGAAGGGCCAGCAGTGCGAACGGGGTGTAGCTGCCCGCGATGAAGATGAAGATCATCGAATGGTCGGCGCGCTTCATCCACTTGCGCGCATCCGCCGATTTCCAGGTCACCCGGTGATAGGTGCCACTGACGGCGAACATCGCCACGATGGTGAAGGTGTAGAGCAGTGTCGCCAGACCGGCGCGGGTGGACTCCACCGACCACGACACGGACACCAGCGCGGCACCGGCGATGAACGCGACGACCGCCGAGTAGACGTGGATCCAGCCGCGGGCGCGCGGCCTGCCGAGGAACTGGGCGACGCCGTCGGCGACCGCTTCGGGCAGGTCTTCGGCGGGCCTGCTCCCTGCTGCCGCTGAGCGGTAGGGCTTGGTGGCATCG
It encodes the following:
- a CDS encoding GOLPH3/VPS74 family protein; this encodes MAQIAEDLFLLLLDNASAQPGLDRRRRERVLAAATLLDLAYACRIRPALADEPMEPGLLIALEGNWPSDPVTDPAFQLLRRRPLSAESALAKLGKSTQPALELHLENIGQIHRVRLPGKGFRATYCWPLTDRERVGLARAALLGALFDGQNPVPAIAAIICLLHAVDGLGAVLSLNERGWRWVHARATEITTGAWVDDTAAGLPEMNLAVTTSTLRPALMG
- the greA gene encoding transcription elongation factor GreA, producing the protein MTDTQVTWLTQEAFDRLKAELDQLIANRPIIAAEINDRREEGDLRENGGYHAAREEQGQQEARIRQLQELLNNAKVGEAPKQSGVALPGSVVKVYYDDDKSDTETFLIATRQEGISDGKLEVYSPNSPLGGALIDAKVGETRTYTVPNGNTVKVTLVSAEPYHS
- a CDS encoding DUF4307 domain-containing protein encodes the protein MIERPVARYGRQSQPRRNRRWVLVALLALVVVAGTILAVAAWHKFANNDVKGELTAYELVGDDSVSVTIGVTRPDPSRPVVCIVRARSIDGGETGRREILVGPSTQKTVQVTAVVKSSKPPVVGDVYGCGTDVPSYLVAP
- the mca gene encoding mycothiol conjugate amidase Mca, which produces MSELRLMAVHAHPDDESSKGAATTARYAAKGVRVMVVTLTGGERGDILNPAMDIPEVHGRIAEVRRDEMAKAAEILGVEHHWLGFVDSGLPEGDPLPPLPDGCFGLVPIEEPVSRLVRVIREFRPHVMTTYDENGGYPHPDHIRCHQVSVAAYEAAADYMQFPDAGDPWSVSKLYYNHGFLRERMQLLQDEFAKNGQEGPFAKWLEHWDPEHDVFAGRVTTRIECAEYFSQRDDALRAHATQIDPHGHFFHAPIEWQQRLWPTEEFELARSRVPVSLPEDDLFSGIEK
- a CDS encoding thioredoxin domain-containing protein, with protein sequence MSPGGNTLAGATSPYLRQHADNPVHWRQWSSEALAEAAARDVPILLSIGYAACHWCHVMAHESFEDPEVAAAANDGFVCIKVDREERPDLDAVYMNATVALTGQGGWPMTCFLTPDGRPFFCGTYYPKLGFLQLLAAVAETWRDRRDEVERASEQIATELRSMSAGLPGGGAPVGPELCDHAVAAVLRDEDGAHGGFGKAPKFPPSALLEGLLRHYERTGSGAALQAVERTAAAMARGGIYDQLAGGFARYSVDPYWVVPHFEKMLYDNALLLRAYAHWARRTGNPLARKVAEETAGFIIAGLGANGMFTSSLDADAAGREGLTYVWTPGELAEVLGDDDGDWAASLFAVTADGTFEHGASVLQLPVDPDDTARFACVRSKLLAHRGTRPQPARDDKVVSAWNGLAITALAEASVALDNPEYLTAASECARRLLDLHLVDGRLRRASLGSRVGDSAAILEDYAALATGLLTLYQLTGSWLPEALGLLDTALQHYADPQRPGRWFDTADDAEQLMVRPADPIDGATPSGASLIAEALQLAAHLTASETYAAAAQDTLASATPILARAPRSGGHWLAVAEAQIRGPIQVAVACNPRSAELLTAARALAPGGAIVVGGPANSSALLEGRDRVDGADAAYVCRGRVCDLPVTTVGDLAVSLAGQPEDGRRGAV
- a CDS encoding nuclear transport factor 2 family protein; translation: MPNVEHITQTVNRYLELVANGSADEIAELYADDATVEDPVGGGEVHIGRAAIRGFYANVENIKSKTELVTLRVAGHEAAFHFRLTMDFGNSGMRIEPIDVMVFDADGKISAMKAYWSPADTVKL
- the trhA gene encoding PAQR family membrane homeostasis protein TrhA, with protein sequence MTADARSTNHAAPIDATKPYRSAAAGSRPAEDLPEAVADGVAQFLGRPRARGWIHVYSAVVAFIAGAALVSVSWSVESTRAGLATLLYTFTIVAMFAVSGTYHRVTWKSADARKWMKRADHSMIFIFIAGSYTPFALLALPESKGMVLFWIVWGGAIAGVLLKMFWPSAPRWLGVPLYILLGWVAAWFIGPIMNGAGVAAVVLLIVGGALYSIGGVLYALKWPNPWPTTFGHHEFFHACTAVAAICHYIAMWFAVF